A region from the Benincasa hispida cultivar B227 chromosome 8, ASM972705v1, whole genome shotgun sequence genome encodes:
- the LOC120082800 gene encoding ATP-dependent Clp protease adapter protein CLPS1, chloroplastic-like has protein sequence MEAAICGRVSLSPNHFFSSTKPGDKYYFHKQCRNRSVLMMLSVAELGKGGGLLEKPTIEKTTPGRESEFDVRKLRKTSPPYRVLLHNDNYNKREYVVQVLMKVIPGMTLDNAVNIMQEAHYNGMAVVIICAQVDAEDHCMQLRGNGLLSSIEPASDGC, from the exons ATGGAAGCTGCAATTTGCGGTCGAGTATCTCTTTCACCCAACCATTTCTTCAGCTCAACCAAGCCAG GGgataaatactattttcataAACAATGTAGAAACCGGAGCGTCTTAATGATGTTATCAGTTGCCGAGCTTGGAAAAGGTGGGGGGTTGTTGGAAAAGCCAACAATAGAGAAGACAACGCCTGGTCGTGAATCTGAGTTTGATGTTAG GAAATTAAGGAAAACTTCTCCGCCTTATCGAGTGTTGCTACATAACGACAATTACAACAAGCGGGAATACGTTGTCCAAGTTCTGATGAAGGTGATCCCTGGAATGACCCTTGACAATGCAGTCAACATAATGCAGGAGGCACATTACAATGGGATGGCAGTGGTAATTATCTGCGCACAAGTGGACGCAGAAGATCACTGCATGCAGCTGAGAGGCAATGGTCTTCTAAGTTCAATCGAGCCTGCAAGTGATGGTTGTTGA
- the LOC120082799 gene encoding protein ASPARTIC PROTEASE IN GUARD CELL 1-like: MATPNLPPLFAVALFFFSLFPFTLGRTSPELSRSSSSSASLDVSASLQQANHVLKFDPKPFMSFQQQVQVVPSNSSFSFSLQLHPRDALHNAGHKDYKTLVLSRLVRDSSRVKSLYDRLQFALSELKSSDLHPLKTEILPEDLSTPIVSGTSQGSGEYFSRVGVGQPAKPFYMVLDTGSDINWLQCQPCTDCYQQTDSIFDPRTSSTFASLPCESQQCQALETSGCRASKCLYQVSYGDGSFTVGEFVTETLSFGNSGTINNVALGCGHDNEGLFVGSAGLLGLGGGSLSLTSQMKASSFSYCLVDRDSSSSSFLEFNSAASSDSVNAPLLKSGRVDTFYYIGLIGLSVGGQILSIPPNLFQMDDSGYGGIIVDSGTAITRLQTQAYNTLRDAFVSRTPYLKKTNGFALFDTCYDLSSQSRVTIPTVSFQFAGGKSLQLPPKNYLIPVDSAGTFCFAFAPTTSSLSIIGNVQQQGTRVHFDLANSVVGFSPNKC, from the coding sequence ATGGCGACTCCAAATCTCCCCCCTCTCTTCGCCGTCGccctcttctttttctctctcttccccTTCACTCTCGGTCGCACTTCGCCGGAGCTTTCTCGCTCTTCCTCCTCCTCTGCTTCTCTCGATGTTTCAGCTTCTCTGCAACAAGCCAACCACGTCCTCAAATTCGACCCCAAGCCTTTCATGTCCTTCCAACAGCAGGTTCAGGTTGTTCCCTCCAActcttccttctccttctctctTCAGCTCCACCCTCGCGATGCTCTTCACAATGCCGGACATAAGGACTACAAGACCCTCGTCCTTTCCCGCCTTGTCCGCGACTCTTCTAGAGTTAAATCGCTCTACGATAGGCTTCAATTTGCTCTCAGTGAATTGAAGAGCTCGGATCTTCACCCGCTGAAAACCGAGATTCTGCCCGAGGATCTGAGTACTCCGATTGTCTCTGGCACCAGTCAAGGAAGCGGCGAGTATTTCTCCCGCGTCGGCGTCGGACAACCGGCTAAGCCATTCTATATGGTTCTTGACACTGGTAGCGATATCAATTGGCTTCAATGTCAGCCTTGTACGGACTGTTACCAGCAAACCGACTCCATTTTTGACCCGAGAACTTCCTCTACTTTTGCTTCACTTCCCTGTGAATCTCAGCAATGTCAAGCTCTAGAAACCTCTGGTTGTCGTGCTTCGAAGTGTCTTTACCAGGTCTCGTACGGCGATGGTTCATTCACCGTCGGCGAATTCGTAACGGAAACGCTGTCCTTCGGTAACTCCGGGACGATTAACAACGTCGCTCTCGGCTGCGGCCACGACAACGAAGGATTGTTCGTCGGATCCGCTGGATTACTCGGACTTGGTGGCGGATCATTATCCCTCACTTCTCAGATGAAAGCTTCGTCGTTCTCATACTGTCTTGTCGACCGTGACTCTAGTTCGTCTTCATTTCTCGAGTTCAATTCCGCTGCATCGAGTGACTCAGTAAATGCTCCATTACTCAAAAGTGGAAGAGTCGATACATTCTACTATATCGGACTCATCGGATTGAGCGTCGGTGGCCAGATACTGTCAATTCCTCCTAATCTCTTCCAAATGGACGATTCCGGCTACGGCGGCATCATCGTCGATTCAGGAACTGCGATAACTCGGCTGCAAACTCAGGCCTACAACACCCTTCGCGACGCCTTCGTCAGTCGCACACCGTACCTGAAGAAGACGAACGGCTTCGCATTATTCGACACATGTTACGATCTGTCGTCACAGTCTCGAGTGACCATTCCGACAGTGTCGTTTCAATTCGCCGGCGGGAAGTCTCTGCAGCTGCCGCCGAAGAACTACCTCATCCCGGTGGATTCCGCCGGAACATTCTGCTTCGCGTTCGCCCCAACGACGTCGTCTTTGTCCATCATAGGTAACGTCCAGCAGCAAGGGACACGTGTCCACTTTGATTTGGCAAACTCGGTCGTAGGGTTTTCACCCAATAAATGTTAA